Within Peromyscus leucopus breed LL Stock chromosome 16_21, UCI_PerLeu_2.1, whole genome shotgun sequence, the genomic segment TGGCACTCACCCTGGCAGCAAAGGATGCCATCTTCCTTGAGTGCGGTCTTCATGAGCTGGTAGTAGGACTCCTTGAAGAGGCTCTCAGCAGGACCCATGGGGTCTGAGGAGTCGGTGATGATGACGTCGAAGGCATCTTGGTTCTGTTTCATGAACTCAAAGCCATCGCCCACATGGAGGGTTAGCTTTGAGCTGGAGTAGCCGATGGCCATGCCAGGCAGGAACTTCTTAGAGACTTCAATGACATCCTCATCGATCTCGCACTGGACCACAGACTCCACAGAGGGGTGCTTCACCACTTCCCGTAGGACGCCCCCATCTCCACCCCCGATGATCAGCACCTTCCGCGGGTTGGCTTGGCTGCAGAGCGGCAGGTTGGCGATCATCTCCTGGTAGGAGAACTCGTCCCTCTCAGTACACTGGATGACGCCATCCAGAACCAGCACGTTGCCGTAGGTTTTACTGCGGAAGACGAGGATGTCTTGGTACCGCAATCGCCGGTGGTGCAGCAGCTGCTCCACCTGCAGCGACAGGGCCTGGCCAGGCCACAGGCTGCAGGTCTCTCGGAACCAGCCCTCGCGGATGGCGGCGGGGCCGGGCGCGGCTGTGCCGTCTGGGCCTGGCTCCATGGCAGGCGGCGCGCGTCGCGGGCCCGGGACTGCAGGCCGCGTGGAGCCGCAGCACAACGGGACCccagttctgatttttgaactgaattatacggactttgaaccactttacttaaattttctgatttgtaacctgcctttccttgtttgttggcatctgtataaaatgtacaaactccagatatgggtttttgccgtacaattcgaggcaagatccaatcaactctctttataagatcaattctatcgcttttgggatatttgctgttaatttctcccaaaaaattactgcaagctctatgccaaggttcactttctgtccataatttttcaatgtcctccttagttaatggtacgacaatttctgctgggtctatgcctgctaattgacgaagtttcaattttcctttgtaaatcaagtcagagattttttccacataagtttttaattttttatttggtttatttggtaaaaatatccattccaatataatatcttccctctgcattaatattccagtaggagaacgcctagaaggtaaaataaccaaaatgcaatccagctttggatcaatacgatccacgtgtccttcatgcactttcttttctaccaaggccaattctttctcagcttcaggtgataattctcttggactatttaagtccttgtcaccttctaaggttttgaacaaattagtcagttcatcattttttaccccaacaatagttcgtagatgagaaatgtctccaaataatctttgaaagtcattaagagtctgtagtctatctctcctaatttgcaccttttggggtctaattttttgtagctctattttatatcctaaataattaatagaatctcctctttgtacttttctggagcaatttgtaatccccagcaaggcaaaattttctttacttcttcaaacattctttctaaagtatctgcatttgagtcagctagtaaaatatcatccatataatgataaattatagatttaggaaattttttacctatcacttccaatggctgttgtacaaaatattgacacagagttgggctattcaacattccctgtgggaggaccttccattgaaatctttttttttttttttttttttttacttataaactgtatggccgtggcaggcttcttgctaactgttcctttatcttaaattaacccatttttataaatctataccttgccacatggctggtggcttaccggcatctttacatgttgcttgtcctggcggtggctgcagtgtctctcccccttcttcctgtttccccaattctcctctctccttgtcccgcctatacttcctgtctggtcactggccatcagtgttttatttatatagaacgatatccacagcacttccccttttcttctttttttaaaaaggaaggttttaactttaacatggtaaaattacatataacaaaacaattatcgagcaagaattgcagttacaatattaaagatgtcctatctatcttatatttgtgagtttaaggttttatatctaacttatcttttatcataactgaggaaattacaactatctagtcttcaaccacatcaaagacctgagaaggaacataatggtacctgagaaatggtagatggatgcaagcaactttcaggaatcttgcaagagtagaccaagacagctggcagcctggacagtcacctaatgtttctcagcattgttggtgcattcaaagtggctacaggcctagagtatatgacagaccatttttagaagcaggaattctgaaagaccatcttaccctgtcttggcagagtacagtggtcgctttccttgtgtcccgcttgtccagaaaggacagcattgtatttgtactgtcagccgtcaaggcaagggcacttctttgcccagtaggccattttgtgccaaaaagacacacttccaaatggaaatgtcttagaagcccaacattctctcgggatcaaattggtgcagccaggagcaattgtgtctcatgtcaacagaattctaagttatttaaatgccatattctctaggtctatgaagtatttgcagattacctatctatctgaaatatatctatgtatacctagaagacttaactaacatggctacaaatatgattatcatagacgactaattattaacctattttttaattatccattacaattttaaatgagttacaaaaaCATAATATGTcacacaagaatagaaatatatatatatacagtataacaaaattaagtttaaatttgtatcaataaactaaaatctatagcaatataaaacattttaaataagttgttactctttaaaagtaggtttattaatctaccctttcatcctatcatatctaaactatcccctttttttctttagaaagagattatatttataatcaacctgttttaaataaaaatattggtttttctctgtcctacaccagagggctcttctgatttgggacataagaatctcttaaccatttttataaatctataccttgccacatggctggtggcttaccggcatctttacatgttgcttgtcctggcagtggctcccattgaaatcttttaaccggttgagaattattataagtaggtactgtaaaagcaaatctttctctgtctttttcttgtaagggtattgaaaagaaacagtcttttaaatcagtaactatgagaggccatccttttggtaatagagtaggcaaaggcatcccagattgtagagagcccattggctgaattactttgttaattgctctaaggtctgttaccattctccatttaccagatttctttttaataacaaatacaggagaattccaagggctggttgattcttcaatatgctgagcatttaactgttcttctaccagctcttctaaagcctggagtttctctgttgttaaaggccattgctggacccatacaggcttgtctgttaaccattttaaaggtagagctgttggtgtctttggaagatcatcagttattgtgccctgttcttgtataatatggatggctggtgaccactcatt encodes:
- the LOC114692386 gene encoding spermidine synthase-like is translated as MEPGPDGTAAPGPAAIREGWFRETCSLWPGQALSLQVEQLLHHRRLRYQDILVFRSKTYGNVLVLDGVIQCTERDEFSYQEMIANLPLCSQANPRKVLIIGGGDGGVLREVVKHPSVESVVQCEIDEDVIEVSKKFLPGMAIGYSSSKLTLHVGDGFEFMKQNQDAFDVIITDSSDPMGPAESLFKESYYQLMKTALKEDGILCCQGECQWLHLDLIKEMRHFCKSLFPVVGYAYCTIPTYPSGQIGFMLCSKNPSTNFREPVQQLTQAQVEQMQLKYYNSDMHRAAFVLPEFTRKALNDIS